A single region of the Labeo rohita strain BAU-BD-2019 chromosome 3, IGBB_LRoh.1.0, whole genome shotgun sequence genome encodes:
- the dnm2a gene encoding dynamin-3 isoform X7, whose translation MGNRGMEDLIPLINKLQDAFSSIGQSCNLDLPQIAVVGGQSAGKSSVLENFVGRDFLPRGSGIVTRRPLILQLVNNKAEYAEFLHCKGRKFVDFDEVRQEIEAETDRITGSNKGISPIPINLRVYSPHVLNLTLIDLPGMTKVAVGDQPPDIEHQIRDMIMQFITRESCLILAVTPANTDLANSDALKVAKEVDPQGLRTIGVITKLDLMDEGTDARDILENKLLPLRRGYIGVVNRSQKDIDGRKDIRAALAAERKFFLSHPSYRHMAERMGTPHLQKTLNQQLTNHIRDTLPGLRSKLQSQLLSLEKEVEEYKNFRPDDPTRKTKALLQMVQQFGVDFEKCIEGSGDQVDTAELSGGARINRIFHERFPFELVKIVFDEKELRREISHAIKNVHGVRTGLFTPDLAFEAIVKKQIIKLKEPCLKCIDLVIQELINTVRQCTNKLGSYPRLREETERIVTTYVREREGKTKDQVLLLIDVELSYINTNHEDFIGFANAQQRNIVSKKRAIPNQVIRKGWLTLNISIMKGGSKEYWFVLTAESLSWYKDEEEKEKKYMLPLDNLKLRDVEKGFMSTKHIFAIFNTEQRNVYKDLRQIELACDSQEDMDSWKASFLRAGVYPEKDQVESEDAAPADTFSMDPQLERQVETIRNLVDSYIGIVNKTIRDLMPKTIMHLMINSAKDFIHSELLAYLYSSGDQNSLMEESADQAQRRDEMLRMYHAIKEALSIIGDISTSTVSTPVPPPVNDTWIPENSPTPQRRPPTSAPPPSRPPAVRGPTPGPPTLNPTPSFAAPPIPSRPGQPINAFSNSNLDPFSAPPQIPSRPARIPPGIPRRPPGAPNRPTIIRPAEPSLLD comes from the exons GGATTTCCTTCCCCGAGGCTCAGGCATCGTCACCCGCAGGCCTCTCATTCTGCAGCTAGTTAACAACAAAGCTG AATATGCGGAATTCTTGCACTGCAAAGGGAGGAAGTTCGTGGACTTCGATGAAGTCCGGCAGGAAATTGAAGCAGAGACAGACAGGATTACTGGGTCCAATAAGGGCATCTCTCCTATTCCCATCAACCTGAGGGTTTACTCGCCGCACG TATTGAATCTGACGCTCATCGATTTGCCCGGTATGACTAAGGTTGCCGTGGGCGACCAGCCGCCAGACATCGAGCACCAGATTCGAGACATGATTATGCAGTTCATCACTAGGGAAAGCTGCTTGATCCTCGCCGTCACCCCGGCCAACACGGACTTGGCCAACTCAGACGCTCTCAAGGTGGCTAAGGAGGTGGACCCTCAGG GACTGCGTACCATCGGTGTGATTACTAAACTGGATCTAATGGATGAGGGTACAGATGCCCGGGATATCCTGGAAAATAAACTCTTACCGCTGCGTAGAG GTTATATTGGCGTAGTGAACCGAAGTCAGAAAGACATAGATGGCAGAAAGGACATTCGTGCTGCACTGGCAGCAGAAAGGAAGTTCTTCCTGTCCCATCCCAGTTACAGACACATGGCTGAACGTATGGGAACACCACACCTGCAGAAGACCCTCAACCAG caattgACCAACCACATCCGGGACACACTACCCGGTTTGCGCAGCAAACTCCAGTCTCAGCTTCTCTCTCTGGAAAAAGAGGTGGAAGAGTATAAGAACTTCCGCCCAGATGACCCTACACGAAAAACCAAGGCCCTGCTGCA GATGGTCCAGCagtttggagtggactttgagaagTGCATCGAGGGATCTGGAGACCAGGTGGACACGGCAGAACTGTCCGGAGGTGCCAGGATTAACCGAATTTTCCATGAGCGCTTCCCCTTTGAGCTGGTCAAG atTGTGTTTGATGAGAAGGAGCTTCGGCGAGAAATCAGTCACGCCATTAAGAACGTCCATGGTGTCAG AACTGGGCTGTTCACTCCAGATCTGGCGTTTGAAGCCATCGTGAAAAAGCAGATCATTAAGCTGAAAGAGCCCTGTCTGAAATGTATCGATCTGGTTATTCAGGAGCTCATCAACACAGTCAGGCAGTGCACCAACAAG CTAGGCTCTTACCCCAGACTGCGAGAAGAGACAGAGAGGATTGTCACTACTTAcgtcagagagagagaaggcaAGACCAAGGACCAG GTCCTTTTGCTGATTGACGTTGAGCTGTCATACATTAACACCAACCATGAGGATTTCATTGGATTTGCAAA CGCCCAGCAAAGGAATATTGTCAGCAAGAAGAGGGCCATTCCAAACCAG GTGATCCGTAAAGGCTGGCTAACCCTCAACATCAGCATTATGAAGGGCGGCTCCAAGGAGTACTGGTTCGTCCTGACGGCCGAATCGCTGTCCTGGTACAAGGACGAGGAG gaaaaagagaagaaatacaTGCTTCCTCTGGACAACTTGAAACTCAGAGACGTGGAGAAGGGTTTCATGTCCACTAAGCATATTTTTGCAATCTTCAACACTGAGCAAAG GAACGTGTATAAGGACTTGCGTCAGATCGAGCTGGCCTGTGATTCACAGGAGGACATGGACAGCTGGAAAGCCTCGTTTCTCCGAGCAGGCGTTTATCCTGAGAAAGATCAG GTGGAGTCAGAAGATGCCGCTCCAGCCGACACCTTCTCCATGGACCCTCAGCTGGAGCGCCAGGTGGAGACCATCCGTAACCTGGTGGACTCCTACATTGGTATCGTCAACAAGACCATCAGAGACCTCATGCCCAAGACTATCATGCATCTCATGATCAACAGC GCTAAAGACTTCATCCACTCAGAGCTGCTGGCATACCTGTACTCCTCAGGAGATCAGAACAGTCTGATGGAGGAGTCTGCCGACCAGGCCCAGCGCAGAGACGAGATGCTGCGTATGTACCACGCCATAAAAGAGGCCCTCAGCATTATCGGTGACATCAGCACCAGCACTGTGTCCACTCCTGTGCCTCCGCCCGTCAACGACACCTGGATTCCAGAGAATAG CCCCACCCCCCAACGCAGACCGCCTACATCGGCCCCACCCCCCAGCAGGCCTCCAGCAGTGAGAGGTCCAACACCAGGCCCGCCCACTCTTAACCCCACCCCCTCATTTGCAGCTCCACCCATTCCCTCTCGCCCAGGCCAGCCCATCAATGCCTTCAGCAACAGCAACCTGGATCCTTTCAGTGCGCCTCCTCAGATCCCCTCCCGCCCTGCCCGCATCCCTCCAGGCATCCCCAG
- the dnm2a gene encoding dynamin-3 isoform X1 yields the protein MGNRGMEDLIPLINKLQDAFSSIGQSCNLDLPQIAVVGGQSAGKSSVLENFVGRDFLPRGSGIVTRRPLILQLVNNKAEYAEFLHCKGRKFVDFDEVRQEIEAETDRITGSNKGISPIPINLRVYSPHVLNLTLIDLPGMTKVAVGDQPPDIEHQIRDMIMQFITRESCLILAVTPANTDLANSDALKVAKEVDPQGLRTIGVITKLDLMDEGTDARDILENKLLPLRRGYIGVVNRSQKDIDGRKDIRAALAAERKFFLSHPSYRHMAERMGTPHLQKTLNQQLTNHIRDTLPGLRSKLQSQLLSLEKEVEEYKNFRPDDPTRKTKALLQMVQQFGVDFEKCIEGSGDQVDTAELSGGARINRIFHERFPFELVKIVFDEKELRREISHAIKNVHGVRTGLFTPDLAFEAIVKKQIIKLKEPCLKCIDLVIQELINTVRQCTNKLGSYPRLREETERIVTTYVREREGKTKDQVLLLIDVELSYINTNHEDFIGFANAQQRNIVSKKRAIPNQLGGLREGEAEKVIRKGWLTLNISIMKGGSKEYWFVLTAESLSWYKDEEEKEKKYMLPLDNLKLRDVEKGFMSTKHIFAIFNTEQRNVYKDLRQIELACDSQEDMDSWKASFLRAGVYPEKDQVESEDAAPADTFSMDPQLERQVETIRNLVDSYIGIVNKTIRDLMPKTIMHLMINSAKDFIHSELLAYLYSSGDQNSLMEESADQAQRRDEMLRMYHAIKEALSIIGDISTSTVSTPVPPPVNDTWIPENSPTPQRRPPTSAPPPSRPPAVRGPTPGPPTLNPTPSFAAPPIPSRPGQPINAFSNSNLDPFSAPPQIPSRPARIPPGIPSRRPPGAPNRPTIIRPAEPSLLD from the exons GGATTTCCTTCCCCGAGGCTCAGGCATCGTCACCCGCAGGCCTCTCATTCTGCAGCTAGTTAACAACAAAGCTG AATATGCGGAATTCTTGCACTGCAAAGGGAGGAAGTTCGTGGACTTCGATGAAGTCCGGCAGGAAATTGAAGCAGAGACAGACAGGATTACTGGGTCCAATAAGGGCATCTCTCCTATTCCCATCAACCTGAGGGTTTACTCGCCGCACG TATTGAATCTGACGCTCATCGATTTGCCCGGTATGACTAAGGTTGCCGTGGGCGACCAGCCGCCAGACATCGAGCACCAGATTCGAGACATGATTATGCAGTTCATCACTAGGGAAAGCTGCTTGATCCTCGCCGTCACCCCGGCCAACACGGACTTGGCCAACTCAGACGCTCTCAAGGTGGCTAAGGAGGTGGACCCTCAGG GACTGCGTACCATCGGTGTGATTACTAAACTGGATCTAATGGATGAGGGTACAGATGCCCGGGATATCCTGGAAAATAAACTCTTACCGCTGCGTAGAG GTTATATTGGCGTAGTGAACCGAAGTCAGAAAGACATAGATGGCAGAAAGGACATTCGTGCTGCACTGGCAGCAGAAAGGAAGTTCTTCCTGTCCCATCCCAGTTACAGACACATGGCTGAACGTATGGGAACACCACACCTGCAGAAGACCCTCAACCAG caattgACCAACCACATCCGGGACACACTACCCGGTTTGCGCAGCAAACTCCAGTCTCAGCTTCTCTCTCTGGAAAAAGAGGTGGAAGAGTATAAGAACTTCCGCCCAGATGACCCTACACGAAAAACCAAGGCCCTGCTGCA GATGGTCCAGCagtttggagtggactttgagaagTGCATCGAGGGATCTGGAGACCAGGTGGACACGGCAGAACTGTCCGGAGGTGCCAGGATTAACCGAATTTTCCATGAGCGCTTCCCCTTTGAGCTGGTCAAG atTGTGTTTGATGAGAAGGAGCTTCGGCGAGAAATCAGTCACGCCATTAAGAACGTCCATGGTGTCAG AACTGGGCTGTTCACTCCAGATCTGGCGTTTGAAGCCATCGTGAAAAAGCAGATCATTAAGCTGAAAGAGCCCTGTCTGAAATGTATCGATCTGGTTATTCAGGAGCTCATCAACACAGTCAGGCAGTGCACCAACAAG CTAGGCTCTTACCCCAGACTGCGAGAAGAGACAGAGAGGATTGTCACTACTTAcgtcagagagagagaaggcaAGACCAAGGACCAG GTCCTTTTGCTGATTGACGTTGAGCTGTCATACATTAACACCAACCATGAGGATTTCATTGGATTTGCAAA CGCCCAGCAAAGGAATATTGTCAGCAAGAAGAGGGCCATTCCAAACCAG CTAGGTGGCCTGAGAGAAGGCGAAGCCGAGAAG GTGATCCGTAAAGGCTGGCTAACCCTCAACATCAGCATTATGAAGGGCGGCTCCAAGGAGTACTGGTTCGTCCTGACGGCCGAATCGCTGTCCTGGTACAAGGACGAGGAG gaaaaagagaagaaatacaTGCTTCCTCTGGACAACTTGAAACTCAGAGACGTGGAGAAGGGTTTCATGTCCACTAAGCATATTTTTGCAATCTTCAACACTGAGCAAAG GAACGTGTATAAGGACTTGCGTCAGATCGAGCTGGCCTGTGATTCACAGGAGGACATGGACAGCTGGAAAGCCTCGTTTCTCCGAGCAGGCGTTTATCCTGAGAAAGATCAG GTGGAGTCAGAAGATGCCGCTCCAGCCGACACCTTCTCCATGGACCCTCAGCTGGAGCGCCAGGTGGAGACCATCCGTAACCTGGTGGACTCCTACATTGGTATCGTCAACAAGACCATCAGAGACCTCATGCCCAAGACTATCATGCATCTCATGATCAACAGC GCTAAAGACTTCATCCACTCAGAGCTGCTGGCATACCTGTACTCCTCAGGAGATCAGAACAGTCTGATGGAGGAGTCTGCCGACCAGGCCCAGCGCAGAGACGAGATGCTGCGTATGTACCACGCCATAAAAGAGGCCCTCAGCATTATCGGTGACATCAGCACCAGCACTGTGTCCACTCCTGTGCCTCCGCCCGTCAACGACACCTGGATTCCAGAGAATAG CCCCACCCCCCAACGCAGACCGCCTACATCGGCCCCACCCCCCAGCAGGCCTCCAGCAGTGAGAGGTCCAACACCAGGCCCGCCCACTCTTAACCCCACCCCCTCATTTGCAGCTCCACCCATTCCCTCTCGCCCAGGCCAGCCCATCAATGCCTTCAGCAACAGCAACCTGGATCCTTTCAGTGCGCCTCCTCAGATCCCCTCCCGCCCTGCCCGCATCCCTCCAGGCATCCCCAG
- the dnm2a gene encoding dynamin-3 isoform X5, translating into MGNRGMEDLIPLINKLQDAFSSIGQSCNLDLPQIAVVGGQSAGKSSVLENFVGRDFLPRGSGIVTRRPLILQLVNNKAEYAEFLHCKGRKFVDFDEVRQEIEAETDRITGSNKGISPIPINLRVYSPHVLNLTLIDLPGMTKVAVGDQPPDIEHQIRDMIMQFITRESCLILAVTPANTDLANSDALKVAKEVDPQGLRTIGVITKLDLMDEGTDARDILENKLLPLRRGYIGVVNRSQKDIDGRKDIRAALAAERKFFLSHPSYRHMAERMGTPHLQKTLNQQLTNHIRDTLPGLRSKLQSQLLSLEKEVEEYKNFRPDDPTRKTKALLQMVQQFGVDFEKCIEGSGDQVDTAELSGGARINRIFHERFPFELVKIVFDEKELRREISHAIKNVHGVRTGLFTPDLAFEAIVKKQIIKLKEPCLKCIDLVIQELINTVRQCTNKLGSYPRLREETERIVTTYVREREGKTKDQVLLLIDVELSYINTNHEDFIGFANAQQRNIVSKKRAIPNQVIRKGWLTLNISIMKGGSKEYWFVLTAESLSWYKDEEEKEKKYMLPLDNLKLRDVEKGFMSTKHIFAIFNTEQRNVYKDLRQIELACDSQEDMDSWKASFLRAGVYPEKDQVESEDAAPADTFSMDPQLERQVETIRNLVDSYIGIVNKTIRDLMPKTIMHLMINSAKDFIHSELLAYLYSSGDQNSLMEESADQAQRRDEMLRMYHAIKEALSIIGDISTSTVSTPVPPPVNDTWIPENSPTPQRRPPTSAPPPSRPPAVRGPTPGPPTLNPTPSFAAPPIPSRPGQPINAFSNSNLDPFSAPPQIPSRPARIPPGIPSRRPPGAPNRPTIIRPAEPSLLD; encoded by the exons GGATTTCCTTCCCCGAGGCTCAGGCATCGTCACCCGCAGGCCTCTCATTCTGCAGCTAGTTAACAACAAAGCTG AATATGCGGAATTCTTGCACTGCAAAGGGAGGAAGTTCGTGGACTTCGATGAAGTCCGGCAGGAAATTGAAGCAGAGACAGACAGGATTACTGGGTCCAATAAGGGCATCTCTCCTATTCCCATCAACCTGAGGGTTTACTCGCCGCACG TATTGAATCTGACGCTCATCGATTTGCCCGGTATGACTAAGGTTGCCGTGGGCGACCAGCCGCCAGACATCGAGCACCAGATTCGAGACATGATTATGCAGTTCATCACTAGGGAAAGCTGCTTGATCCTCGCCGTCACCCCGGCCAACACGGACTTGGCCAACTCAGACGCTCTCAAGGTGGCTAAGGAGGTGGACCCTCAGG GACTGCGTACCATCGGTGTGATTACTAAACTGGATCTAATGGATGAGGGTACAGATGCCCGGGATATCCTGGAAAATAAACTCTTACCGCTGCGTAGAG GTTATATTGGCGTAGTGAACCGAAGTCAGAAAGACATAGATGGCAGAAAGGACATTCGTGCTGCACTGGCAGCAGAAAGGAAGTTCTTCCTGTCCCATCCCAGTTACAGACACATGGCTGAACGTATGGGAACACCACACCTGCAGAAGACCCTCAACCAG caattgACCAACCACATCCGGGACACACTACCCGGTTTGCGCAGCAAACTCCAGTCTCAGCTTCTCTCTCTGGAAAAAGAGGTGGAAGAGTATAAGAACTTCCGCCCAGATGACCCTACACGAAAAACCAAGGCCCTGCTGCA GATGGTCCAGCagtttggagtggactttgagaagTGCATCGAGGGATCTGGAGACCAGGTGGACACGGCAGAACTGTCCGGAGGTGCCAGGATTAACCGAATTTTCCATGAGCGCTTCCCCTTTGAGCTGGTCAAG atTGTGTTTGATGAGAAGGAGCTTCGGCGAGAAATCAGTCACGCCATTAAGAACGTCCATGGTGTCAG AACTGGGCTGTTCACTCCAGATCTGGCGTTTGAAGCCATCGTGAAAAAGCAGATCATTAAGCTGAAAGAGCCCTGTCTGAAATGTATCGATCTGGTTATTCAGGAGCTCATCAACACAGTCAGGCAGTGCACCAACAAG CTAGGCTCTTACCCCAGACTGCGAGAAGAGACAGAGAGGATTGTCACTACTTAcgtcagagagagagaaggcaAGACCAAGGACCAG GTCCTTTTGCTGATTGACGTTGAGCTGTCATACATTAACACCAACCATGAGGATTTCATTGGATTTGCAAA CGCCCAGCAAAGGAATATTGTCAGCAAGAAGAGGGCCATTCCAAACCAG GTGATCCGTAAAGGCTGGCTAACCCTCAACATCAGCATTATGAAGGGCGGCTCCAAGGAGTACTGGTTCGTCCTGACGGCCGAATCGCTGTCCTGGTACAAGGACGAGGAG gaaaaagagaagaaatacaTGCTTCCTCTGGACAACTTGAAACTCAGAGACGTGGAGAAGGGTTTCATGTCCACTAAGCATATTTTTGCAATCTTCAACACTGAGCAAAG GAACGTGTATAAGGACTTGCGTCAGATCGAGCTGGCCTGTGATTCACAGGAGGACATGGACAGCTGGAAAGCCTCGTTTCTCCGAGCAGGCGTTTATCCTGAGAAAGATCAG GTGGAGTCAGAAGATGCCGCTCCAGCCGACACCTTCTCCATGGACCCTCAGCTGGAGCGCCAGGTGGAGACCATCCGTAACCTGGTGGACTCCTACATTGGTATCGTCAACAAGACCATCAGAGACCTCATGCCCAAGACTATCATGCATCTCATGATCAACAGC GCTAAAGACTTCATCCACTCAGAGCTGCTGGCATACCTGTACTCCTCAGGAGATCAGAACAGTCTGATGGAGGAGTCTGCCGACCAGGCCCAGCGCAGAGACGAGATGCTGCGTATGTACCACGCCATAAAAGAGGCCCTCAGCATTATCGGTGACATCAGCACCAGCACTGTGTCCACTCCTGTGCCTCCGCCCGTCAACGACACCTGGATTCCAGAGAATAG CCCCACCCCCCAACGCAGACCGCCTACATCGGCCCCACCCCCCAGCAGGCCTCCAGCAGTGAGAGGTCCAACACCAGGCCCGCCCACTCTTAACCCCACCCCCTCATTTGCAGCTCCACCCATTCCCTCTCGCCCAGGCCAGCCCATCAATGCCTTCAGCAACAGCAACCTGGATCCTTTCAGTGCGCCTCCTCAGATCCCCTCCCGCCCTGCCCGCATCCCTCCAGGCATCCCCAG